One Pseudomonadota bacterium DNA window includes the following coding sequences:
- a CDS encoding Flp family type IVb pilin, with protein MNTIRRLFNDSRGMSTLEYGILFVLIVASTVGLWQTAGTHLVKQLKDSNKEFKAELKRIR; from the coding sequence ATGAACACGATACGCAGGCTTTTCAACGACTCCCGCGGCATGTCTACCCTCGAGTACGGAATCCTGTTCGTTCTCATCGTCGCCAGCACAGTTGGGCTATGGCAGACCGCTGGCACGCATCTTGTCAAGCAGCTCAAGGACTCCAACAAGGAGTTCAAGGCCGAACTCAAGAGGATTCGCTAG
- a CDS encoding A24 family peptidase has protein sequence MTTETLNIITLLAATVLSTVAAITDTRTGQIPNWLTLPPLVALPLLNALCSPSLALDSVLSAALCGFVPLVSFRLGAMGGGDVKLFAALGASVGTQHGLEIQCLSVALAALYGLALLAFRGELLSAMGSIVLRPVLLLLCPQRLQAQRAVSPLSLRLGVPIFVATVLVLAAHGSVPGHIL, from the coding sequence ATGACCACCGAGACCCTCAACATCATCACCCTCTTGGCCGCCACCGTGCTTAGCACGGTGGCGGCCATCACCGACACCCGTACGGGTCAAATACCCAACTGGCTAACCTTGCCCCCACTCGTTGCATTGCCCTTGCTCAACGCACTATGCAGCCCCTCTCTGGCTCTCGACTCCGTGCTGAGCGCTGCGCTTTGCGGCTTCGTGCCCCTAGTGTCTTTTAGGCTTGGTGCGATGGGAGGTGGTGACGTGAAGCTCTTTGCGGCACTAGGTGCCAGCGTCGGCACCCAGCACGGTCTGGAAATCCAGTGCCTGTCGGTGGCTCTGGCGGCCCTGTACGGCCTGGCCCTGCTTGCCTTTCGCGGAGAGCTTCTCAGCGCCATGGGTAGCATCGTGTTGCGTCCCGTGTTGCTGCTGTTGTGCCCGCAACGACTACAAGCGCAGCGCGCGGTCTCACCGCTCAGCCTGCGCCTCGGGGTCCCAATCTTCGTGGCCACCGTGCTCGTGCTCGCAGCACATGGATCCGTGCCCGGCCACATCCTGTGA
- a CDS encoding pilus assembly protein, producing the protein MASRAGVCWYRNSEGGICVEFAIVLVPLLLFVMGIAQLCLLYAAKLVVQHAATTAARAAIVVLDDEPKHYGGTPRGTLEASATSRYEPRGGTPGGTKSLTSLLSTGVATGGGRRSAIQHAAHLPLLSVAPDYRRILTDRHRNVRAAIGDHGATRLVGGMLYTRAAAAVTFPNGPAASDFHGLSYGPSEEITVRVTFLFPCVVPLASAFVCTEGRRLLADSARSASGLGSSNTGTGRQRNAGSGRSSEPDPALAWQSMKELKRVSSPALLTPLLISGRRFAILRAEATLPNQGASYAR; encoded by the coding sequence TTGGCGTCGAGAGCTGGCGTTTGCTGGTACCGCAACAGCGAAGGGGGCATCTGCGTGGAATTCGCGATCGTCCTCGTCCCTCTTTTGCTGTTCGTGATGGGAATCGCCCAACTCTGCTTGCTCTATGCGGCAAAACTGGTGGTACAGCACGCCGCGACCACGGCAGCGCGAGCGGCCATCGTGGTGCTGGACGACGAACCAAAGCACTATGGGGGGACACCCCGAGGCACACTCGAAGCTTCCGCAACAAGCCGCTACGAGCCTCGAGGGGGCACACCGGGCGGAACGAAATCGCTAACGAGCCTACTCAGCACCGGCGTCGCAACCGGCGGGGGACGCCGAAGCGCGATCCAGCACGCCGCACACCTACCGTTGCTGTCGGTTGCTCCGGATTACCGTCGGATTCTCACCGACCGCCATCGCAACGTCCGGGCTGCCATCGGTGACCACGGCGCGACGCGACTGGTCGGCGGCATGCTTTATACTCGCGCCGCTGCTGCGGTCACGTTCCCGAATGGTCCAGCCGCTTCGGACTTTCACGGGCTTAGCTACGGCCCAAGCGAAGAGATCACCGTACGGGTCACGTTTCTCTTTCCGTGCGTGGTGCCGCTGGCTTCCGCATTTGTCTGCACCGAGGGACGCCGGCTTCTAGCGGATTCAGCGCGCAGCGCGTCGGGCCTGGGTTCGTCGAACACCGGCACCGGCCGCCAGCGCAACGCGGGCTCAGGCCGTTCTTCGGAGCCAGACCCAGCGCTAGCTTGGCAAAGCATGAAGGAGCTCAAGCGAGTCTCGTCGCCGGCGCTGTTGACGCCACTGCTCATCTCGGGCAGGCGTTTCGCGATCCTGCGCGCGGAGGCGACCCTTCCGAATCAGGGAGCGAGCTATGCGCGCTAG
- a CDS encoding NAD-dependent epimerase/dehydratase family protein has protein sequence MPVLVTGATGFVGAALTRRLVADGREVHVLVRDAQSAALPDLAKAAVHLGSLADPNQLAQAASGCEALIHCAAECSSLASNQTLGWTNVAGTENVLRAARHSGCQRLVMVSCADVTLINAPRVHWSENRKLSEQPAGLHARSKLLAEELALCASSKTLGVTALRPAILWGPGDNHLLPELCRTARHNGMSLAGSGRNLVSTTYIDNLVHAIIATLAAAPQAVEGKAYYITDDEFLESAEFFGMLCESAGLPLPRRGSYLIAYAGACVRQWLLKDPASRAEVIRRGRSYHFDIGASLTDFGYRPQTSVGDGMRAVHAWVNEVGGPEIVARRLRSVPVEPQ, from the coding sequence GTGCCCGTTTTGGTCACAGGCGCAACCGGCTTTGTTGGTGCGGCACTCACGCGCCGCCTGGTCGCGGATGGTCGCGAAGTGCACGTCCTTGTGCGCGATGCGCAATCAGCCGCGTTGCCGGATCTGGCCAAGGCCGCGGTCCATCTGGGTAGCCTAGCCGATCCGAACCAACTCGCGCAGGCGGCTTCCGGCTGCGAGGCGCTGATTCACTGTGCGGCCGAGTGCTCCTCGCTAGCCTCGAACCAGACGTTGGGATGGACCAACGTTGCCGGTACGGAGAACGTTCTGCGCGCGGCGCGCCACAGCGGCTGCCAGCGCCTCGTCATGGTGTCGTGCGCCGATGTCACGCTGATCAACGCACCGCGTGTGCACTGGTCCGAGAATCGCAAGCTCTCAGAACAGCCCGCAGGCCTCCACGCGCGCAGCAAGCTGCTAGCTGAAGAACTCGCCCTGTGCGCGAGCAGCAAGACGCTGGGCGTCACGGCGCTGAGACCTGCGATCCTCTGGGGACCGGGCGACAACCACCTGCTGCCCGAGCTGTGCCGAACGGCAAGACACAACGGCATGTCGCTTGCCGGAAGCGGCCGCAATCTAGTTTCCACCACCTATATCGACAACTTGGTGCACGCGATCATCGCGACGCTCGCGGCCGCCCCCCAAGCAGTGGAAGGCAAAGCGTACTACATCACCGACGACGAGTTTCTCGAGTCGGCCGAGTTCTTTGGCATGCTGTGTGAGAGTGCCGGACTCCCGCTCCCTCGGCGCGGCAGCTACCTGATCGCCTACGCCGGCGCGTGCGTGAGGCAGTGGCTGCTGAAGGACCCGGCCAGCCGCGCAGAAGTAATCCGGCGCGGCAGAAGCTACCATTTCGACATTGGCGCGTCGCTGACCGATTTCGGCTACCGGCCGCAAACCTCAGTTGGGGACGGTATGCGGGCGGTGCACGCGTGGGTGAACGAGGTGGGCGGCCCCGAGATCGTCGCCCGCCGACTGCGTTCCGTTCCGGTAGAACCGCAGTGA
- the egtD gene encoding L-histidine N(alpha)-methyltransferase produces the protein MQTRSSPDRQHRFRLVKPGDEAVELAGSSAASNFASDVRAGLAAHPKRLPCRHFYDAEGSRLFEQICRLPEYYVTRAERAILSQHASTIVAGLPPEAQLWELGSGNGDKTRLLIEALVRKQVSLRYVPIDVSQSALEQTAALLESFPTLSIRALQAEYDAALALAVQTLTGPRLIAWLGSSIGNLDRDQAAAFLGTLRARSATRDALLVGFDLRKDRRVLEAAYNDASGVTARFNLNLLARINRELGGRFDLGSFEHRARYDVDAGRVALHLISKRKQRVPIDKLSLRVEFDTGEAIHTEDSYKYSIDEIARLAERASFAVKACFQDADGLFCSALLTPPYC, from the coding sequence ATGCAAACACGCTCATCGCCAGATCGCCAACATCGCTTTCGCCTCGTGAAGCCGGGCGATGAAGCTGTGGAGTTAGCGGGCAGCTCGGCAGCTAGCAACTTCGCGTCGGACGTCAGAGCCGGACTGGCGGCACACCCCAAGCGTCTACCGTGCCGTCACTTCTACGACGCCGAAGGCAGTCGATTGTTCGAACAGATCTGCAGGCTGCCTGAGTACTACGTGACCCGTGCCGAGCGTGCGATCCTCAGCCAGCATGCGAGCACGATCGTGGCTGGGCTGCCGCCCGAAGCGCAGCTCTGGGAGCTGGGAAGCGGCAATGGCGACAAGACGCGCCTGCTCATTGAAGCGCTCGTCCGCAAGCAGGTTTCGCTCCGCTACGTGCCGATCGACGTCTCGCAATCGGCGCTCGAGCAGACGGCCGCCCTGCTCGAGAGTTTCCCAACGCTGTCGATCCGTGCACTGCAAGCAGAGTACGACGCCGCGCTCGCGCTCGCGGTCCAGACGCTCACGGGTCCGCGTCTAATTGCCTGGCTTGGCTCGAGCATCGGGAATCTAGATCGGGATCAGGCCGCTGCTTTTCTGGGAACGCTGCGGGCACGCTCCGCGACGCGCGACGCCCTGCTGGTGGGGTTCGACTTGCGCAAAGATCGGCGAGTACTCGAGGCCGCGTACAACGACGCGAGCGGCGTGACCGCACGCTTCAACCTCAATCTGCTGGCACGCATCAATCGAGAGCTCGGTGGGCGCTTCGATCTCGGTAGTTTCGAGCATCGCGCACGCTACGATGTCGATGCGGGACGCGTGGCGCTCCATCTGATCAGCAAAAGGAAACAGCGAGTCCCGATCGACAAGCTCTCCCTGCGCGTGGAGTTCGATACCGGTGAGGCAATCCACACCGAGGATTCCTACAAGTACTCGATCGACGAGATTGCCCGTTTGGCCGAACGCGCCTCGTTCGCCGTCAAGGCATGTTTTCAGGACGCTGACGGACTCTTCTGCAGCGCGCTGCTGACCCCACCGTATTGCTGA
- the recA gene encoding recombinase RecA — translation MSLKPKERLNALQSTVQAIEKQFGRGAVMLLGQRSAEKIETIPTGAGSLDRALGCGGYPRGRIVEIYGPEASGKTTLTLHAIANCQRAGGTAAFVDAEHALDVGYARALGVQAEKLLVSQPDTGEQALQIAEMLVRSCACDLVVIDSVAALVPEAELRGEMGDTHVGLQARLMSRALRKLTGVGHTSGTTIIFINQLRTKIGQVMGSPETTTGGHALKYYASVRLDIRRIGQVKVADRVIGNRTRVKVVKNKLAPPFQSTEFDIRYGVGIDSAIDLLEAAVGQGVVSKHGAYYAFESQNIGQGREQARQAMLDDPQLRERLEARFSEALASKAQAPRSTKKAA, via the coding sequence ATGTCACTAAAACCCAAAGAACGTTTGAACGCACTTCAGTCCACGGTGCAAGCGATCGAAAAGCAGTTTGGCAGAGGAGCGGTAATGCTCTTGGGCCAGAGGAGCGCCGAGAAAATCGAAACCATCCCAACCGGTGCCGGCTCACTCGATCGGGCATTGGGGTGCGGAGGCTATCCGCGCGGACGCATCGTCGAAATCTACGGGCCAGAAGCAAGCGGAAAGACCACGCTGACGCTGCATGCCATTGCGAACTGCCAGCGGGCGGGAGGCACGGCGGCGTTTGTGGATGCCGAGCATGCGCTCGACGTGGGTTATGCCCGGGCGCTGGGAGTGCAGGCCGAAAAGCTCCTAGTCAGCCAACCGGATACTGGAGAGCAGGCCCTTCAGATCGCCGAGATGTTGGTGCGCAGCTGCGCCTGCGATCTAGTCGTGATCGATTCGGTGGCCGCTCTGGTGCCCGAAGCGGAGCTGCGTGGCGAGATGGGCGACACCCACGTTGGCCTGCAGGCGAGGCTCATGAGCAGAGCGCTGCGCAAGCTGACTGGTGTGGGGCACACGAGCGGGACCACGATCATCTTCATCAATCAGCTGCGCACGAAGATCGGTCAAGTCATGGGCTCGCCCGAAACCACCACCGGCGGGCACGCGCTCAAGTACTATGCCTCGGTTCGGCTCGACATCCGTCGCATCGGCCAGGTCAAGGTCGCCGATCGCGTGATTGGAAACCGTACCCGCGTGAAAGTCGTCAAGAACAAGCTGGCACCGCCCTTTCAGAGCACCGAATTCGACATCCGCTACGGTGTGGGCATCGATTCGGCCATCGACCTGCTGGAGGCGGCCGTAGGGCAGGGCGTCGTGAGCAAGCACGGAGCGTACTACGCCTTCGAGAGTCAGAACATCGGGCAGGGCCGCGAGCAGGCAAGACAAGCGATGCTCGATGACCCCCAATTGCGCGAGCGTCTCGAAGCGCGATTCAGCGAGGCACTGGCCTCCAAGGCCCAAGCCCCGCGCAGCACGAAAAAGGCGGCCTAA